A single uncultured Acetobacterium sp. DNA region contains:
- a CDS encoding helix-turn-helix domain-containing protein produces the protein MMDMKDKQNSNRIRVKSLTDDQEPTQMIRTLFSKKRSFERKKAKLVAALLSCRGLQHIIDVGYEVLGNPMFVSDMGYNVLAFNQNAEVGDPSWPTTEHEEEFEGYERIKKLNDSGVFERLYTSEVPCIEHFDYSPTRWMAHKLTIKEKNIGHIAVVESNKIFLDADLELLQFLCSIVASELQKENVQSSHFENEFEHFLLDLLVEKITKTDTIQKQGKKLNLNSQKYSMIVTISPDQKNEKVMSLSYLKSIINRLLGTEKSIVYQNKIIVLLQSHRKEGFAKVVENKLRDFLVTNKMSAGISPCFQELTELKTHYLKSVKALELGASLTHQDTFYDYNAYTFYHLLEIAGAQSDLKNFCNPLLFDLMEYDQHYQTDYGHNLYIYLLHDSNVTKTAQFFQIHRNSMKYRIKKIEEILDIRLNDLETKFSLLQSFKILSYLGE, from the coding sequence ATGATGGATATGAAAGACAAGCAAAATTCGAATCGGATCCGGGTGAAAAGTCTTACCGATGATCAGGAACCGACTCAAATGATCAGAACGTTATTCTCAAAAAAACGGAGTTTCGAACGAAAAAAAGCAAAACTGGTGGCGGCTCTTTTATCTTGTAGAGGTCTCCAGCACATCATTGATGTCGGCTATGAGGTGCTGGGAAATCCGATGTTTGTCAGTGACATGGGTTATAATGTGCTGGCTTTTAATCAGAACGCCGAAGTTGGTGATCCATCCTGGCCCACGACTGAACATGAAGAAGAATTTGAAGGCTATGAACGCATTAAAAAACTCAATGACAGCGGCGTCTTTGAGCGGCTTTATACCAGTGAAGTTCCCTGCATTGAGCATTTTGATTATTCGCCAACCCGGTGGATGGCCCATAAATTAACAATCAAAGAAAAAAATATTGGTCATATTGCCGTGGTCGAATCAAATAAAATATTTTTAGATGCGGATCTGGAACTACTTCAGTTTTTATGTAGTATTGTCGCCAGTGAACTGCAAAAGGAAAATGTCCAGAGCAGTCACTTTGAAAATGAATTCGAGCATTTTCTATTGGATCTGCTGGTAGAAAAAATCACAAAAACCGACACCATCCAAAAGCAGGGAAAAAAACTAAATTTGAATTCCCAGAAATATTCGATGATTGTCACAATCAGTCCAGATCAAAAAAACGAAAAGGTCATGTCCCTGAGTTATTTAAAGAGCATCATCAACCGCCTCTTAGGCACCGAAAAATCGATCGTGTATCAAAATAAAATTATAGTGCTTCTTCAGAGCCATCGAAAAGAAGGGTTTGCCAAAGTTGTCGAGAATAAACTGAGGGACTTTTTAGTAACCAACAAAATGAGCGCCGGCATCAGCCCCTGTTTCCAGGAGTTAACTGAGCTTAAAACCCATTATCTCAAGTCAGTTAAGGCTTTGGAATTGGGGGCATCCTTAACTCACCAAGATACTTTTTATGATTATAATGCCTACACCTTCTATCACTTACTGGAAATCGCCGGGGCTCAATCTGACTTAAAGAATTTCTGCAACCCGTTATTGTTTGACTTAATGGAATATGATCAGCATTATCAAACGGACTATGGACATAATCTCTATATTTATTTACTTCATGACAGTAACGTCACCAAAACCGCCCAATTTTTTCAGATCCATCGTAATTCCATGAAATATCGGATTAAAAAAATAGAAGAAATCCTTGATATCCGTTTAAATGATCTTGAAACAAAATTTTCGCTGCTCCAGTCATTTAAAATTCTTTCGTATTTGGGAGAATAG
- a CDS encoding FAD-dependent oxidoreductase — protein sequence MNSKYAKIFTPIKIGNMIVKNRIETAPAAPRLASPEGLVTPELIEWTRALAKGGAGIVTVGISMVTPPFGHMNGFCVNIGDDNVVPGLAVLADTVHRYGAKASIELAGFAMGHDMPEEGKSPIDMMSQEDIENWITLFANAAERAMKAGMDMVLIHGGHGILVSNFFSPLFNHRTDKYGGNTENRARFACELFDAIRSKVGNKLAIEFRLSAAELVPGGIELAETIEFIKIIQDKIDLVHVSAGMLLDDEMVPITTQPTYLKRGYNAHYAASIKKSPGIHVPVTTVGSIDLDLAAEIIENDAADMCAMIRTVIADPTSVNKARTGKEEETRPCIRCVLCLNRTHGMEPLRVACAVNPKAGRECELKDVPALADHKKKVVVIGGGPAGMEAARTAGDRGHEVVLFEKSNCLGGTLRLAVAPDFKADLKNYLAWAIRMTSRHPHVSLRLSTEATTENIIAESPDALVIAVGAQSNIPAIPGLDGMDVVWVGDVESGTVDVGQNVVIAGGGLTGCETALDLARKGKTVTIVEMVSERKMLDPSPIPMTALLQLLKKENVTILAEHKLIKAKDHSVLIEGSDGEKEVIFDTLILSLGVKPNLLEVSKFANLVDDVFIIGDCTTSQGTLYTATTAGYNAGLDI from the coding sequence ATGAATTCCAAATATGCAAAGATTTTCACTCCGATTAAAATTGGTAACATGATTGTAAAAAATCGGATTGAAACCGCCCCAGCCGCGCCTCGATTGGCTTCACCCGAAGGTCTGGTCACACCGGAGTTGATTGAGTGGACCCGGGCTCTGGCTAAAGGCGGTGCCGGGATTGTTACCGTCGGTATTTCCATGGTTACCCCACCCTTTGGTCACATGAATGGTTTCTGCGTCAATATCGGCGATGACAATGTGGTTCCCGGTTTGGCGGTATTGGCCGACACTGTTCATCGTTATGGCGCCAAGGCCTCCATTGAGCTGGCCGGATTTGCCATGGGACACGATATGCCGGAGGAAGGCAAGTCACCCATTGACATGATGAGTCAGGAAGATATCGAAAACTGGATTACCCTCTTTGCCAACGCTGCCGAACGGGCGATGAAAGCTGGAATGGATATGGTTCTGATTCACGGTGGACATGGAATTCTCGTCAGCAATTTCTTCTCTCCTCTGTTCAACCACCGCACCGATAAATATGGTGGCAACACCGAAAACAGAGCCCGGTTCGCCTGTGAATTATTCGATGCAATCCGCAGCAAGGTCGGTAATAAACTAGCCATCGAATTTCGCCTGAGTGCCGCCGAACTGGTTCCTGGGGGCATAGAATTGGCCGAGACCATTGAATTTATTAAAATCATTCAAGACAAAATCGATCTGGTTCACGTTTCCGCCGGGATGTTACTGGATGATGAAATGGTTCCGATCACCACCCAGCCCACCTATTTAAAACGTGGTTACAATGCCCACTATGCCGCCAGTATTAAAAAATCTCCAGGGATTCACGTGCCAGTAACAACCGTTGGCTCCATTGATCTGGACCTGGCGGCCGAAATTATCGAGAACGACGCCGCCGACATGTGTGCAATGATCCGAACCGTGATTGCCGATCCGACCAGCGTTAATAAAGCCCGCACCGGAAAGGAAGAAGAAACTCGTCCTTGTATCCGCTGTGTACTCTGCCTGAACCGCACCCATGGTATGGAACCTCTTCGTGTTGCCTGTGCGGTCAATCCGAAAGCCGGTCGGGAATGTGAGTTAAAAGACGTTCCCGCGCTAGCGGATCATAAGAAAAAGGTGGTTGTCATCGGTGGTGGGCCGGCCGGTATGGAAGCCGCTCGAACAGCTGGCGATCGTGGCCATGAGGTGGTTCTTTTCGAAAAAAGCAATTGTCTGGGCGGCACCCTACGCCTGGCGGTAGCTCCGGATTTCAAGGCCGATCTTAAAAATTATCTGGCTTGGGCTATTCGCATGACCAGCCGTCACCCCCATGTTTCGCTTCGCTTATCCACCGAAGCAACCACCGAAAACATTATCGCGGAGTCACCAGATGCGCTTGTTATTGCTGTCGGCGCCCAAAGCAATATCCCCGCCATTCCTGGTTTAGACGGAATGGATGTGGTTTGGGTTGGCGATGTCGAATCTGGAACAGTTGATGTTGGCCAAAATGTGGTCATCGCCGGCGGCGGATTAACCGGATGTGAAACCGCTTTGGATCTGGCCCGAAAAGGCAAAACGGTGACCATTGTCGAAATGGTCAGTGAAAGGAAAATGCTTGACCCTTCACCAATTCCCATGACCGCTTTGCTGCAACTGCTTAAAAAGGAAAATGTGACCATTCTGGCCGAGCATAAACTGATTAAAGCCAAGGATCATTCCGTTTTGATCGAAGGTAGTGATGGTGAAAAAGAAGTTATTTTTGATACCCTGATTCTTTCTCTGGGTGTTAAACCAAACCTGCTGGAAGTATCCAAATTTGCCAATCTTGTTGATGATGTTTTCATTATCGGTGATTGCACCACCAGTCAGGGAACCCTTTATACTGCCACAACCGCCGGTTATAATGCCGGCTTGGATATCTGA
- a CDS encoding Rossmann-like and DUF2520 domain-containing protein — MKIGFIGAGKVGTSLGIFFKNNGLSLSGYFSRSESSSQNAADLTESCPFSDISALIKASNLVLITTGDDQIFSVVNQIAQLSCLTENHTLVHTSGALSTDLFDSIKTTGCGLCSLHPIMSFSDIINAAQNLSSTVFTLEGNQKGLADVEKILEITENPYFIINKEHKVLYHAAACILSNYLVTLMDSGFELLKATGIAEDQITKAFMPLITATLGNIESSGTVNALTGPLVRGDENTITAHVQAIKTQTPEFLMLYQTMGLATIDMIKDKRIDTKKYDQLTKILS, encoded by the coding sequence ATGAAAATCGGATTTATTGGCGCCGGCAAAGTCGGCACATCCCTGGGCATATTTTTCAAAAATAATGGATTATCCTTGTCGGGTTATTTCAGCCGCAGTGAGTCTTCGTCTCAAAACGCCGCTGACTTGACCGAATCTTGCCCTTTTTCTGACATTTCCGCCCTCATCAAAGCAAGCAATCTTGTTTTGATTACCACCGGTGATGATCAGATTTTTTCAGTCGTCAACCAAATCGCTCAATTGTCTTGCTTAACAGAAAACCATACCCTGGTTCATACCAGCGGCGCCCTGTCCACCGATCTCTTTGACTCCATTAAAACAACAGGGTGTGGCTTATGTTCCCTTCATCCGATTATGAGTTTTTCTGACATCATCAACGCTGCCCAAAATCTCAGTTCAACCGTATTTACCCTGGAAGGAAACCAAAAGGGTTTGGCTGATGTAGAAAAAATCCTTGAGATCACAGAGAACCCTTACTTTATCATCAACAAGGAACATAAAGTTCTCTACCACGCAGCCGCCTGCATTTTATCGAACTATCTGGTGACTCTGATGGATTCCGGTTTTGAACTGCTCAAAGCCACCGGTATTGCCGAGGATCAGATCACCAAGGCCTTTATGCCACTAATCACCGCCACTCTGGGAAACATTGAAAGCTCTGGAACCGTCAATGCGCTCACTGGCCCTCTGGTACGCGGCGATGAAAACACCATCACAGCACACGTCCAGGCCATTAAAACCCAGACCCCCGAATTTTTAATGCTCTACCAGACCATGGGGTTGGCCACTATCGATATGATTAAAGACAAGCGAATCGACACTAAAAAATATGATCAATTAACAAAAATTCTAAGTTAA
- the panB gene encoding 3-methyl-2-oxobutanoate hydroxymethyltransferase, whose protein sequence is MKNKFTVSSFLQAKANKEKITMLTAYDYSMAKIVNDAGIDSILVGDSLGMVVQGYESTLEVTMDDMVYHCRAVARGAENALIVGDMPFLSYHISVEEAVRNAGRLIQEGKAHAVKLEGGVDQVENVKAIVKAQIPVMGHIGLTPQSVNMFGGFKVQGKDISQAQKVIDDALALEAAGAFAIVLEGIPEKLATLITEKISIPTIGIGAGRYCDGQVLVIHDLLGMYSGQSPKFSKRYAALNETINESVKAYVTEVKAAQFPEEKHTFTIDDAIIAELTK, encoded by the coding sequence ATGAAAAATAAATTTACTGTCAGCTCATTTTTACAAGCCAAAGCAAACAAGGAAAAAATTACCATGCTCACCGCCTACGATTATTCCATGGCCAAAATTGTCAACGATGCCGGCATCGATTCCATTCTGGTCGGCGATTCCCTGGGGATGGTTGTTCAGGGCTATGAATCTACCCTGGAAGTGACCATGGACGATATGGTTTACCACTGCAGAGCCGTTGCCCGGGGGGCTGAAAATGCCCTGATCGTCGGCGACATGCCCTTTTTGTCCTATCATATTTCGGTGGAAGAAGCGGTCCGCAATGCCGGCCGATTGATTCAGGAAGGCAAGGCTCATGCTGTGAAGCTTGAAGGCGGTGTGGATCAGGTTGAAAATGTTAAGGCAATCGTGAAAGCGCAGATCCCGGTGATGGGACATATCGGTCTGACACCCCAATCAGTCAACATGTTTGGTGGCTTTAAGGTTCAGGGCAAGGATATTTCCCAGGCCCAAAAAGTCATCGATGATGCCCTAGCGCTTGAAGCAGCCGGTGCCTTTGCTATTGTTTTGGAAGGCATTCCCGAAAAATTGGCAACGTTGATTACTGAAAAAATCTCAATCCCCACTATTGGCATCGGCGCCGGCCGTTACTGTGACGGTCAGGTTCTGGTTATCCATGATTTATTAGGAATGTATTCCGGCCAGTCTCCCAAATTCTCCAAACGCTATGCCGCCTTGAATGAAACCATCAACGAATCAGTCAAAGCCTATGTGACCGAAGTGAAAGCGGCACAGTTCCCGGAAGAAAAGCATACCTTCACCATCGATGATGCCATTATTGCGGAATTGACAAAATAA
- the panC gene encoding pantoate--beta-alanine ligase — MKIAKTITELKVFLGEVDRDQTIGFVPTMGYLHEGHLSLIKEAHDHNDITVVSIFVNPTQFAPGEDLDAYPRDFERDARLAESAGTEILFFPNAGEIYPTGSSTFVEVEGNITKKLCGQSRPTHFKGVTTVVNLLFNLINPDNAYFGQKDAQQVAVIKKMVRDLHMTVIIVVCPIIREVDGLALSSRNVFLNLAERSQALVLNQSLSEVKVLYQSGEAKVKTLKEQIVNHINTMPLAVIDYVDILDFETLEDITTITSPALAAVAVRFGKTRLIDNIILD; from the coding sequence ATGAAGATTGCCAAAACAATAACTGAATTAAAGGTCTTTCTTGGCGAAGTCGATCGGGATCAAACCATTGGTTTTGTCCCCACCATGGGTTATCTCCATGAAGGTCACCTTTCGTTAATTAAAGAAGCACATGATCATAATGACATAACCGTCGTGAGTATTTTTGTCAATCCCACCCAGTTCGCTCCCGGCGAAGATCTGGATGCCTACCCCCGGGATTTTGAACGGGATGCCCGGCTTGCTGAATCTGCCGGTACCGAGATCCTGTTTTTCCCCAATGCGGGTGAAATCTACCCCACCGGTTCTTCCACCTTTGTGGAAGTTGAAGGAAACATTACCAAAAAACTCTGCGGCCAATCCCGTCCTACCCATTTTAAAGGGGTTACCACGGTGGTGAACCTTTTGTTCAACCTGATCAACCCCGACAATGCCTACTTTGGTCAGAAGGACGCCCAACAGGTTGCCGTGATTAAAAAAATGGTTCGGGATTTACACATGACTGTCATCATCGTGGTCTGCCCGATTATCCGGGAAGTTGATGGTTTAGCGCTCAGTTCTCGAAATGTTTTTCTGAATCTGGCAGAACGAAGCCAAGCACTGGTTCTTAACCAATCTTTGTCTGAAGTCAAAGTCCTTTATCAATCAGGCGAAGCCAAAGTTAAAACCTTGAAAGAGCAGATTGTTAACCACATTAATACCATGCCCCTGGCCGTCATCGATTATGTGGATATCCTGGACTTTGAAACCCTGGAAGATATCACAACCATCACTTCTCCCGCCCTGGCTGCCGTGGCGGTGCGCTTTGGCAAAACGCGGCTGATTGATAATATTATTTTAGACTAA
- the panD gene encoding aspartate 1-decarboxylase: MYITLFKSKLHRATVTEADLNYVGSITIDQDLLKQADILPGEKVQVVDVNNGQRFETYTIVGERGSGIVCVNGAAARLVQKGDKVIIIAYAMMDRNEALNFKPRVLILNDDNGILEIKDHEVHGHIQ; the protein is encoded by the coding sequence ATGTATATCACACTATTTAAATCAAAACTCCATCGGGCCACCGTCACCGAAGCCGATCTCAATTATGTGGGGAGCATCACCATTGATCAGGATTTATTGAAACAAGCCGATATTCTTCCCGGTGAGAAGGTTCAGGTGGTGGATGTCAATAATGGCCAGCGTTTTGAAACCTACACCATTGTCGGCGAACGGGGCAGCGGGATTGTCTGCGTGAACGGCGCCGCTGCCAGACTGGTGCAAAAAGGTGATAAGGTGATCATTATTGCCTATGCCATGATGGACCGAAATGAAGCTCTGAACTTTAAACCCCGGGTGCTGATCCTTAACGATGACAATGGGATTCTGGAAATCAAAGATCATGAGGTTCACGGTCATATTCAGTAA
- the lpdA gene encoding dihydrolipoyl dehydrogenase, translating to MKIVILGGGPGGYVAAIRAAQLGAEVTLVENKYLGGTCLNVGCIPTKVLLHTTELIDVLKNDAKELGINVLGFETDWQKLQQRKTKIIKNLVGGVNGLLKNNTVTKIIGSGVFLNDHQIKVFVNNESNSSKEVTVIDFDFAIIATGSKPVIPPIPGTELPNVITSETALSLEAVPESLCIIGGGVIGCEFASIYNAFGCKVTIIEMLPEIIANMDKAIVKPLKEKMIKDGVEIFTSTKVESIQQTTEGIAVKTSSKSGEMIVAAQKVLLSIGRKPELDTLELEKAGIETERGAIKVNQKMQTNKPNIYAVGDCNGGVMLAHVASAEGIVAVETIMRIKSKIDFKTIPYCVYTKPELASVGLTEAQARDLGYDVKVGSFPMAANGKAMIMGETSGVVKYIADAVTGEILGLHMAGPRATDLIVEGALAIRLEVTVEELITTIHAHPTVGESLLEAAHAVNGHAIHLMR from the coding sequence ATGAAAATTGTAATATTAGGAGGCGGTCCGGGAGGCTACGTAGCAGCCATCCGGGCAGCTCAGTTAGGCGCTGAGGTGACCCTGGTTGAAAATAAGTATTTAGGCGGAACCTGCCTCAATGTCGGCTGTATACCAACGAAAGTGCTTTTACATACCACCGAACTGATTGACGTGCTAAAAAATGATGCCAAAGAATTGGGAATCAATGTTTTAGGTTTTGAGACGGACTGGCAAAAACTGCAGCAACGAAAGACGAAAATCATCAAAAATTTAGTTGGCGGTGTTAATGGATTATTGAAGAATAATACTGTTACTAAAATTATAGGCAGCGGTGTTTTTCTCAATGATCATCAAATTAAAGTGTTTGTTAATAATGAAAGTAATTCAAGTAAAGAAGTAACGGTCATCGATTTTGATTTTGCTATTATTGCAACCGGTTCAAAACCGGTTATTCCACCTATCCCGGGAACTGAACTTCCCAATGTGATCACCAGTGAAACAGCGCTGTCATTAGAAGCTGTTCCAGAGAGTTTATGCATCATTGGCGGCGGTGTAATCGGGTGTGAATTTGCCAGTATCTACAATGCCTTTGGCTGTAAGGTAACCATCATTGAAATGTTACCCGAAATTATTGCCAATATGGATAAGGCTATTGTCAAACCACTTAAAGAAAAAATGATTAAAGATGGAGTGGAAATTTTCACCAGCACAAAAGTTGAATCAATTCAGCAAACGACTGAAGGGATAGCGGTGAAGACAAGTTCCAAGTCAGGGGAAATGATTGTTGCAGCTCAAAAAGTGTTGCTTTCAATTGGCCGAAAACCGGAACTGGATACTCTGGAACTTGAAAAGGCAGGAATTGAAACGGAAAGAGGCGCCATTAAAGTCAATCAAAAAATGCAGACGAATAAGCCTAATATTTATGCGGTGGGTGATTGCAATGGTGGCGTAATGCTTGCCCATGTGGCGTCAGCCGAAGGGATTGTTGCAGTTGAGACCATCATGAGAATAAAATCAAAAATTGATTTTAAAACCATCCCCTATTGTGTCTATACCAAACCCGAACTGGCCAGTGTCGGGTTAACCGAGGCTCAGGCAAGGGACCTTGGATATGACGTGAAAGTCGGGAGTTTTCCTATGGCCGCCAATGGCAAAGCCATGATTATGGGAGAAACAAGCGGTGTGGTCAAATATATTGCCGATGCAGTTACCGGAGAAATACTGGGCCTGCACATGGCCGGTCCACGAGCAACGGATCTGATCGTCGAAGGGGCTCTGGCGATCCGGTTGGAGGTAACAGTGGAAGAACTGATCACCACCATCCATGCTCACCCCACCGTTGGGGAATCCCTGCTGGAAGCCGCCCATGCGGTGAATGGTCATGCTATCCATTTAATGAGATAG
- a CDS encoding dihydrolipoamide acetyltransferase family protein, translating into MAKFLVMPKLGLTMTEGNIANWRKSEGDSVEMGEIIFDVETDKITKEFESPGEGIIRKILVSEGTVAVLKPIAILGKADEDISALLAEAEKAVESPAVQAEKVAAVAPSKATEAASQPAAGGRVKASARTKKIAADLKIDISLVPGTGPQGAITEKDVSEFAERAKTAQPKISPTAAVIAEGLGVDPSHIHKAGRIMKDDVLRFKHESELHKFADPQEFTKPMSAMRKIIASRMSASQETSATVNYNQRVDTTAMKLLREELKSTAKITYTDILVKILSRVLLEFPLLNCSIEGTNIITRNYVNIGVAVALPDGLIVPVVKYANKKDLGEISNEIKALAEKARSNELEADEITGGTFTLTNIGMFGMESFTPIINQPEVAILGINTIMDTPMAIAGQVVIKPMMNLSLTADHRAVDGSVAAQFVARLKEVIEKPGLLLL; encoded by the coding sequence ATGGCAAAATTTTTAGTAATGCCTAAACTCGGGTTGACGATGACCGAGGGAAATATTGCCAACTGGCGTAAGTCGGAAGGCGATAGTGTTGAGATGGGTGAAATCATCTTTGATGTGGAAACGGATAAAATAACCAAGGAATTTGAATCTCCCGGAGAAGGGATCATCAGAAAGATACTCGTCAGTGAGGGAACAGTAGCGGTTTTAAAACCCATAGCCATCCTTGGCAAGGCCGATGAAGATATCTCGGCGCTGTTAGCGGAGGCCGAAAAAGCGGTCGAAAGTCCAGCAGTCCAGGCAGAAAAGGTGGCTGCAGTTGCTCCGTCTAAAGCCACGGAAGCAGCCTCGCAGCCAGCAGCTGGCGGAAGAGTAAAGGCCTCTGCCCGAACCAAAAAAATAGCCGCTGATCTGAAGATTGATATTTCACTGGTACCAGGGACTGGGCCACAAGGTGCGATTACCGAAAAGGACGTCAGTGAATTTGCCGAGAGAGCAAAAACGGCTCAGCCCAAAATATCGCCAACTGCGGCAGTGATTGCTGAAGGCCTGGGGGTTGATCCGAGTCATATTCACAAGGCCGGCAGGATCATGAAGGATGATGTGCTTCGTTTCAAACACGAGTCCGAGCTTCATAAATTTGCTGATCCCCAGGAGTTCACCAAACCGATGTCCGCCATGCGGAAAATTATCGCCAGCCGGATGTCGGCCAGCCAGGAGACATCCGCTACTGTTAATTATAACCAGCGGGTGGATACCACTGCCATGAAGCTGTTACGAGAAGAATTAAAAAGCACCGCTAAAATAACTTATACTGATATTTTGGTGAAGATCCTGTCTCGGGTTTTGCTGGAGTTTCCGCTGCTCAACTGTTCCATTGAAGGAACGAATATTATCACCCGGAATTATGTAAATATCGGCGTAGCGGTTGCCCTTCCAGACGGTCTGATTGTCCCTGTAGTTAAATATGCCAATAAAAAAGATCTGGGAGAAATTTCCAATGAGATCAAGGCGCTGGCAGAAAAAGCCAGAAGCAATGAGCTGGAAGCTGATGAAATTACCGGGGGAACCTTCACCCTTACCAATATTGGGATGTTTGGCATGGAATCCTTCACTCCGATAATCAATCAGCCAGAGGTTGCCATTTTAGGGATCAACACCATTATGGATACACCCATGGCAATTGCTGGACAGGTGGTCATTAAACCAATGATGAATTTAAGTCTCACCGCGGATCATCGGGCGGTTGATGGCTCGGTTGCCGCACAGTTTGTTGCCCGACTCAAAGAAGTCATTGAAAAACCCGGATTATTACTGTTGTAA
- a CDS encoding NAD(+)/NADH kinase: MNSIGIIANPASGKDIRRLVSHATVIDNNEKINIVERIILGAQQNGVEKIYMMPDPYNMGYRVADKLKTTRELRCDIEVFDFYKEDTVEDTYKAVKMMIEKKVGCIVTLGGDGTNRAVAKELRDTALISISTGTNNVYPDMIEGTIAGIAAAVVASNKFDKKIYSKKDKIIEIYYQGQLKDIALIDAVISRDVFVGSRAIWKIDDIEKIFVARSHPASIGFSSVVGGKIIITEADDFGAYVSIDKNAPKIRIPMAAGIVLPIGTNQPTILNFDEKYEFTTNCRGTIALDGEREIEFNADQTFTFKISRKGPWHVEVKKAIEVGQQHGFFKV, translated from the coding sequence ATGAATTCAATTGGAATAATTGCCAACCCTGCTTCAGGAAAGGATATTCGAAGACTGGTTTCCCATGCGACGGTAATTGATAATAATGAGAAAATAAATATTGTCGAGCGAATCATTCTTGGTGCACAACAAAATGGGGTGGAAAAGATTTATATGATGCCGGATCCTTACAATATGGGTTACCGGGTTGCGGATAAACTTAAAACCACCAGAGAGCTACGGTGCGACATTGAAGTGTTCGATTTTTATAAAGAGGATACCGTCGAAGACACCTATAAAGCGGTTAAAATGATGATTGAAAAAAAAGTGGGATGCATTGTGACATTGGGCGGCGATGGAACCAATCGGGCAGTGGCCAAAGAACTGCGAGACACCGCCCTTATTTCTATTTCGACGGGAACCAACAATGTCTATCCGGATATGATTGAAGGGACCATTGCGGGCATTGCCGCTGCGGTGGTAGCTTCGAATAAATTTGACAAAAAAATCTATTCGAAAAAAGATAAGATTATTGAAATATATTATCAAGGACAGTTAAAGGACATTGCGCTGATTGATGCGGTGATTTCAAGAGATGTGTTTGTGGGATCCCGGGCCATTTGGAAAATTGATGATATCGAAAAAATATTCGTCGCCAGAAGCCACCCGGCTTCCATCGGTTTTTCTTCAGTGGTGGGCGGTAAGATTATTATTACCGAAGCGGACGATTTTGGTGCTTATGTGAGCATTGATAAAAATGCGCCCAAAATACGCATTCCGATGGCGGCGGGAATTGTCTTGCCAATCGGCACAAATCAGCCAACGATTTTAAATTTTGATGAAAAATATGAATTTACCACCAATTGTCGAGGGACCATTGCCTTGGATGGTGAACGGGAAATCGAATTCAATGCGGATCAGACATTCACCTTTAAAATCAGCAGAAAAGGACCCTGGCATGTAGAGGTGAAAAAGGCCATTGAAGTAGGACAGCAGCATGGCTTCTTTAAAGTTTAG